Proteins found in one Pontibacter sp. SGAir0037 genomic segment:
- a CDS encoding polysaccharide biosynthesis/export family protein, giving the protein MTHNRLLLTGVWLLIFILGSCVPQKKITLLQDNPPVSNQGQADALLKTYSLQQKVYTLKAGDVVSLQVHSTTATEFNFLNADAGATGSDPLLSGYTIDAAGDILLPVVGKVKLQGLSLPDARIKVTEALKPMLENPTVTLRLLTFRFTVLGEVPGQGQYVTYQDNLNLLEAIAMAGGFSNYSNRSRIKLIRYEEGQAKLYTFSVLDDDIISQSNFFLQPNDMIVVDPLPARNLRENYVANIGLTISIITAISVLVTRFF; this is encoded by the coding sequence ATGACGCATAATCGCTTATTATTAACAGGAGTATGGCTGCTGATTTTTATCCTGGGATCTTGTGTCCCACAAAAGAAAATCACGCTCCTGCAGGATAATCCACCTGTTTCTAACCAGGGCCAGGCCGATGCTTTGCTGAAAACTTATTCGCTGCAGCAGAAAGTGTATACCTTAAAAGCGGGCGATGTCGTTTCCCTTCAAGTGCATAGCACCACAGCTACCGAATTCAACTTTCTGAATGCAGATGCCGGGGCAACTGGATCTGATCCGCTGTTAAGTGGCTATACAATAGATGCAGCCGGCGATATTCTTTTGCCTGTCGTTGGAAAAGTAAAGCTGCAGGGACTTTCTCTGCCAGATGCAAGAATTAAAGTGACAGAAGCCTTAAAGCCGATGCTGGAGAACCCGACCGTTACTCTTCGCTTGCTTACCTTCCGGTTTACTGTTTTAGGAGAAGTGCCCGGGCAGGGGCAGTACGTTACCTACCAGGACAATCTGAACTTGCTGGAAGCAATTGCAATGGCTGGCGGTTTCAGCAATTACTCTAACAGGAGCAGGATAAAGCTTATCCGATACGAGGAAGGGCAGGCAAAGCTTTATACTTTCAGTGTTTTAGATGATGACATTATCAGCCAGTCGAACTTTTTTCTTCAGCCGAATGATATGATTGTGGTTGACCCCTTGCCGGCTCGTAACTTACGGGAAAACTATGTGGCTAATATCGGGCTTACGATCTCCATTATTACCGCTATCAGTGTTTTAGTTACCAGGTTCTTTTAG
- a CDS encoding DUF1206 domain-containing protein, with amino-acid sequence MEDIATYVPSPPPHWVERFAKFGLTAKGIVYCLVGTIAFMAAFRINGNSTEDASRSSVFSFILQQPFGQVLLALIAVGLLCFALWRIIQAVKDTEQKGSDPMGIGRRISYAFSGIVYGSFAVLAAKMVMGSRGSDGGEDSRQTLARELLQQPFGQWLAGAVAIGTMIWGLSQIYRSFSGKYKKSVQRAHHTRTTENILLKTGKVGYLARGVVLNIIGYLFLKAALDANPQEAGNTTSAFRFLQESSYGSFLLGTVALGLICYGIFMFVRARYQAL; translated from the coding sequence ATGGAAGATATTGCCACCTATGTACCTTCTCCGCCGCCGCACTGGGTAGAGCGTTTTGCTAAATTTGGCTTAACGGCCAAAGGTATTGTATACTGCCTTGTTGGCACAATCGCCTTTATGGCAGCCTTCCGCATCAACGGCAACTCAACCGAAGATGCCAGCCGCAGCAGCGTGTTCAGTTTTATTTTGCAACAGCCATTCGGACAGGTTTTGCTGGCGCTCATTGCTGTGGGACTGCTATGTTTTGCTTTGTGGAGGATTATACAGGCTGTGAAGGATACCGAACAGAAAGGTTCTGACCCCATGGGCATTGGCCGCCGTATCAGCTACGCCTTCAGCGGGATTGTATATGGCTCATTTGCTGTGCTGGCTGCTAAGATGGTTATGGGCAGCCGGGGTTCCGATGGAGGCGAGGATTCAAGGCAAACGCTGGCCAGGGAGTTACTGCAGCAACCTTTCGGGCAATGGCTGGCAGGCGCAGTGGCAATCGGCACCATGATCTGGGGGTTGTCCCAAATTTACCGTTCATTTTCAGGTAAGTATAAAAAATCTGTTCAGCGGGCGCACCACACCCGAACCACCGAGAACATCCTTCTAAAAACAGGCAAGGTTGGCTATCTGGCAAGAGGAGTAGTCTTAAACATCATTGGTTACCTGTTCCTGAAAGCCGCCCTGGATGCAAACCCGCAGGAAGCGGGGAATACCACCAGTGCTTTCCGATTTTTACAGGAATCTTCCTATGGTTCCTTTTTACTCGGTACTGTAGCACTTGGACTGATTTGCTATGGAATCTTTATGTTTGTAAGGGCCCGGTACCAGGCTTTATAA
- a CDS encoding DUF4136 domain-containing protein, which yields MKNRFASGLCSLLLSVLFTACVATSGINRTSSIAAPEAALGKPKTYAWYQDQPAAPVEFEKSFGKSLDKNLRQAIEAELKERGYQKVTSDPDLLVAYDVSVSVPLEKDAPGTYPPGFGYSYAYMAGYRYNYKHEDMPGYRSVDLFKQGTLIVDLVQPQTNELLWRGWSEEAISNFNASYKKVQAQVESVLEEL from the coding sequence ATGAAGAACAGATTTGCCTCAGGCCTTTGCTCGTTACTTTTATCTGTTTTATTTACTGCCTGTGTGGCCACCTCGGGCATTAACCGTACCAGCAGCATAGCTGCGCCCGAAGCAGCATTGGGTAAACCCAAAACCTATGCGTGGTACCAGGACCAGCCCGCTGCACCAGTTGAATTTGAGAAGAGCTTTGGTAAAAGCCTGGATAAAAACCTGAGACAGGCTATTGAGGCAGAACTGAAAGAAAGAGGCTATCAGAAGGTAACCTCTGATCCGGATCTGCTTGTTGCATACGATGTAAGTGTTTCGGTTCCGCTTGAAAAGGATGCCCCCGGCACCTATCCTCCAGGCTTTGGCTACAGCTATGCATATATGGCAGGCTACCGCTATAACTATAAACACGAAGATATGCCCGGTTATCGTTCTGTAGACTTGTTCAAACAAGGCACCCTGATCGTTGACCTGGTTCAGCCACAGACGAATGAACTCCTATGGCGGGGTTGGTCGGAAGAAGCCATTTCAAATTTCAATGCCAGCTATAAAAAGGTGCAGGCGCAGGTAGAAAGCGTTTTGGAAGAACTGTAA
- a CDS encoding acetyl-CoA hydrolase/transferase family protein, producing MAYKVYKKMTHTNPNYATAEEALSVIKSGDRVFMQGSAATPQYLLHKLAERASELRNVELVSITTYGEIPLTEERYQDSFFINSLFVSANVRDAVNSGRGDYVPVFLSEIPHLFRSGILPLDVAIVHVSPPDKHGYCSLGVSVDVTREAVLSAKHVIAQVNPQMPRTHGDGLIHVSRFNVLVEVDEALPEVDYSERITSKEETIGRYIAEMVEDGATLQMGIGAIPDAVLGSLTNHKELGIHTEMFSNGVMPLIEKGVITNEHKYRHPGRIATGFIVGNRKLYDFVDDNPLILMQRTDYVNDVSIIRSNPKVTAINSAIEIDLTGQVVADTIGTKQFSGIGGQMDFVRGAALSAGGKPIIALPSVTAKGISRITPFINQGAAVTTTRAHVHYVVTEYGVAYLYGKNLRQRAKELIRIAHPDHQENLEREAYSRFKHL from the coding sequence ATAGCCTATAAAGTTTATAAGAAAATGACTCATACGAATCCTAACTATGCGACAGCCGAAGAGGCACTGTCAGTAATTAAATCAGGCGACCGTGTGTTTATGCAGGGAAGCGCTGCCACACCTCAGTACCTGCTTCACAAATTGGCAGAACGTGCCTCAGAGCTCCGAAATGTAGAACTTGTCAGTATCACAACTTATGGAGAAATCCCCCTGACGGAAGAACGTTATCAAGATTCGTTTTTTATTAACTCGCTCTTTGTTTCTGCCAATGTGCGGGATGCCGTAAACAGCGGCCGCGGAGACTATGTACCAGTTTTTTTAAGTGAAATCCCGCACTTGTTCCGTTCCGGTATCCTGCCCTTAGATGTAGCAATTGTGCATGTTTCGCCACCCGATAAACATGGCTACTGCTCATTAGGGGTTTCTGTAGACGTAACCCGCGAAGCTGTACTGAGCGCAAAGCATGTAATTGCGCAGGTAAATCCGCAAATGCCGAGAACACATGGCGATGGCTTGATTCATGTGAGCCGATTTAATGTGCTGGTAGAGGTAGACGAGGCCTTACCGGAAGTAGATTACAGCGAGCGTATCACAAGCAAAGAGGAAACAATTGGCCGTTATATAGCAGAAATGGTGGAAGATGGTGCCACCCTGCAAATGGGTATAGGCGCTATTCCCGATGCTGTACTGGGTAGCCTTACCAACCACAAAGAACTGGGTATCCATACTGAAATGTTTTCCAATGGCGTGATGCCGCTCATCGAAAAAGGTGTGATCACCAACGAACACAAATACCGTCACCCGGGCCGCATAGCAACAGGGTTTATAGTGGGAAACCGCAAACTATACGATTTTGTAGATGACAACCCGCTTATCCTGATGCAGCGCACCGATTATGTGAATGATGTCTCCATTATCCGCTCAAACCCAAAGGTAACGGCAATAAACAGTGCCATCGAAATAGATTTAACAGGCCAGGTAGTGGCTGATACCATTGGCACAAAGCAGTTCTCCGGCATTGGCGGCCAGATGGACTTTGTCAGAGGCGCGGCCTTGTCAGCCGGAGGCAAGCCTATTATTGCGCTTCCTTCTGTCACGGCCAAAGGTATTTCCAGAATTACGCCTTTCATCAACCAGGGAGCGGCTGTTACCACTACCCGGGCTCACGTACACTATGTGGTTACAGAATATGGTGTCGCTTATTTATACGGAAAAAATCTGCGCCAGAGGGCAAAAGAGCTTATTCGTATTGCTCACCCCGACCACCAGGAGAACCTGGAACGGGAAGCCTATTCCCGCTTCAAACATCTGTAA
- a CDS encoding HD domain-containing protein, which translates to MSTYSTSIIDNTARHVQNLLTGEGSGHDWWHIRRVWRTAKALAEEEQADMFVVELAALLHDIGDHKFHNGDETMGAKLSRAWMEQQQVPESKIVRVCQVIDEVSFKGAGTSSAVSSLEAQVVQDADRLDAIGAIGIARAFAYGGHKGREMHNPAVAPVLHTSFEEYKKNSGPTLNHFYEKLFLLKDRMHTASARRLAAKRHDFMDEFVTRFLAEWDGER; encoded by the coding sequence ATGAGCACATACTCCACCTCAATAATTGACAATACTGCCCGGCATGTACAAAATCTGTTAACAGGAGAAGGATCCGGCCATGACTGGTGGCATATCCGGCGGGTGTGGCGAACAGCAAAAGCATTGGCCGAAGAAGAGCAGGCGGATATGTTTGTAGTGGAACTGGCGGCCCTTTTGCACGACATTGGGGATCATAAATTCCATAACGGGGATGAAACCATGGGGGCAAAACTTTCCCGCGCCTGGATGGAGCAGCAACAGGTGCCCGAAAGTAAGATTGTGCGGGTTTGCCAGGTGATAGATGAAGTTTCTTTCAAAGGTGCCGGAACCTCTTCGGCTGTCAGCTCACTGGAAGCACAGGTTGTGCAGGATGCCGACAGGCTTGATGCCATAGGAGCTATAGGCATTGCAAGGGCCTTTGCTTATGGAGGCCATAAAGGCCGTGAAATGCATAACCCTGCTGTAGCGCCTGTGTTGCATACCAGTTTCGAGGAATACAAGAAAAACAGCGGGCCCACCCTCAACCACTTTTACGAAAAGCTCTTCCTGCTAAAGGACCGTATGCATACAGCTTCTGCCAGAAGACTGGCTGCGAAACGCCACGATTTCATGGATGAGTTTGTTACCCGGTTTCTGGCCGAATGGGATGGGGAGCGATAA
- a CDS encoding monovalent cation:proton antiporter family protein, whose translation MEIPLLTDIVIILGLSVVVILIFQKLKLPTILGFLATGIITGPHGLSLIADTHNIEILAEIGVILLLFIIGMEFSLRNLALIKRTVLVGGTTQVFLTIGFVAAILWGTGMPLTHATFIGFLFSLSSTAIVLKLLQDKGEINSPHGKIVLGVLIFQDIIVVPMMLVTPLMAGDSDDILTELLLMALKGVFVIVFVLISARYLVPKLLYLVAQTKSKELFILSVVVICFAVAWLTSSLGLSLALGAFMAGLIISESEYSHQATSNILPFREIFTSFFFVSIGMLLDASFMVQHLPVILLLTLAAAILKCLVAFTAAKVLHFPVRTSMLVGLSLFQVGEFAFILSKTGIESGLLSPEVYQYFLSISLLTMAITPFIIQYYHPISSKISLKLAPHQKETLPHEETHHDLLHDLNDHIVIIGYGINGRNVAKAAKHANIPYIIVELNAITVKTEREQGEPILYGDAVHGTILSHLHILKARVVVVAISDPEATRRIIVSIREISEKVHIIVRTRFVQEMEENYRLGADEVIPEEFETSIEIFTRVLSKYLMPRDEIQEFTNSIRADNYEMLRSLTRNANAVSNIGFDLPDIEVASLRVYTQDETIVDKTLLEADFRLRFNITIVAIKRENTTLLDINAKTKLRQGDLVYVVGRPEDVMRFNNNLK comes from the coding sequence ATGGAAATACCCTTACTCACGGATATAGTTATCATTTTAGGGCTTTCAGTAGTCGTAATCCTCATCTTTCAGAAACTGAAGCTGCCCACTATCCTGGGCTTCCTGGCTACGGGCATTATTACGGGTCCGCATGGCCTTAGCCTTATTGCCGATACCCATAACATTGAAATACTGGCAGAGATAGGCGTTATCCTGCTGCTGTTTATTATAGGGATGGAGTTCTCGCTCCGCAATCTGGCACTTATAAAAAGAACAGTACTGGTGGGCGGTACAACCCAGGTTTTCCTGACCATTGGTTTTGTTGCGGCTATACTTTGGGGTACAGGCATGCCACTCACACATGCAACCTTTATTGGTTTCCTGTTTTCCTTAAGTAGTACAGCCATTGTGCTGAAACTATTACAGGACAAAGGTGAAATCAACAGTCCGCACGGTAAAATAGTGCTGGGTGTTTTAATCTTCCAGGACATTATTGTGGTGCCCATGATGCTGGTTACCCCCTTAATGGCCGGGGATTCAGATGATATTCTCACCGAATTGCTGCTCATGGCGCTTAAGGGTGTGTTTGTGATCGTTTTCGTCTTGATCAGTGCGCGCTACCTGGTACCAAAGCTTTTATACTTGGTGGCACAAACCAAAAGCAAAGAACTGTTTATTTTAAGCGTGGTCGTGATCTGCTTCGCTGTTGCCTGGCTGACCTCCTCCCTGGGTCTTTCTCTGGCGCTGGGAGCTTTTATGGCAGGTTTAATTATTTCAGAATCTGAGTACAGCCATCAGGCAACAAGCAATATTCTGCCTTTCCGGGAGATATTTACAAGTTTCTTTTTTGTGTCGATAGGTATGCTCCTCGATGCCAGCTTTATGGTGCAGCACCTGCCGGTAATTTTGCTTTTAACCTTGGCAGCAGCAATTCTCAAATGCCTGGTTGCTTTCACAGCAGCAAAAGTGCTTCATTTTCCTGTCCGTACATCCATGCTGGTAGGTCTGTCGCTCTTCCAGGTAGGTGAATTTGCTTTTATCTTATCGAAAACCGGTATCGAAAGCGGTCTGCTCTCACCAGAGGTTTACCAGTATTTCCTTTCGATCTCGCTGCTCACTATGGCTATTACTCCTTTTATTATTCAGTATTATCACCCTATTTCTTCCAAGATCAGCCTGAAACTGGCTCCACACCAGAAAGAAACCTTACCCCATGAAGAAACGCATCATGATCTGTTGCACGACCTGAACGACCACATCGTGATAATCGGCTACGGGATAAATGGACGTAATGTAGCCAAAGCAGCCAAACATGCGAACATACCTTACATTATTGTTGAGCTAAATGCCATTACCGTAAAAACAGAGCGGGAACAGGGAGAACCTATCCTATATGGTGATGCGGTACATGGCACTATCCTGTCTCACCTGCATATTCTGAAAGCGCGTGTCGTGGTGGTTGCTATTTCAGACCCGGAAGCCACCAGGCGAATTATCGTTAGCATTCGGGAAATAAGTGAGAAGGTACACATTATTGTCAGGACCCGCTTTGTGCAGGAAATGGAAGAGAATTACCGCCTCGGAGCAGATGAAGTTATACCGGAGGAGTTTGAAACTTCTATTGAAATCTTTACCCGGGTTCTTTCCAAATACCTGATGCCACGGGATGAAATCCAGGAGTTCACGAACAGCATCAGGGCCGATAACTATGAAATGCTCCGCAGCCTCACACGCAATGCTAATGCAGTATCGAATATTGGTTTTGACTTACCGGATATAGAGGTTGCCAGCCTTCGGGTGTATACACAAGATGAAACGATTGTAGATAAAACACTGCTGGAAGCGGATTTCAGGCTCAGATTTAACATCACGATCGTAGCCATCAAAAGGGAAAACACTACCCTGCTGGATATTAATGCCAAAACCAAGCTTCGGCAGGGAGACCTGGTTTATGTGGTGGGAAGGCCGGAGGACGTGATGCGCTTTAACAATAACCTGAAATAA
- a CDS encoding DUF481 domain-containing protein: MDAPDLALAKFTIALPRTFLFTILFILLSTTVKSQILNIERARISKDTTHYWTGKGGVDFSMFNRNAGKDNPNNYLSLTLNADIAYISKYHAYMLFNNLNYVLINYTSREERNTVANNGFTHFRVNLWHRRKLTYELYTQYQYDDARGLNMRLLNGGGVRYTLRHTDKVSFFVGSGFMWEREEWRDPEVEGLVRVSDLPKSSNYFSARAKFSEAVGLNSIVYFQTGYDHLIDAFRNRVSGDVSLNTQLSKHLTMRTGFNCTFENRPIVPVTNFIYSITNGIQVSF, from the coding sequence ATGGATGCACCTGATCTAGCTTTAGCTAAATTTACAATTGCCTTGCCTCGTACATTTCTCTTTACAATTTTGTTTATCTTATTGTCTACCACTGTAAAGAGCCAGATCCTGAATATAGAACGAGCCCGAATTAGTAAGGATACCACCCATTACTGGACAGGGAAAGGTGGCGTGGACTTTTCTATGTTCAACCGGAATGCAGGAAAAGATAACCCAAATAATTACCTTAGTTTAACCTTGAATGCCGATATCGCTTACATTTCTAAGTACCACGCCTACATGCTTTTTAATAATCTGAATTATGTGCTGATCAATTACACATCCAGGGAAGAGCGGAATACGGTGGCTAATAATGGATTTACCCATTTCCGGGTAAACCTCTGGCACCGCCGTAAGCTGACGTACGAGCTTTACACGCAATATCAGTACGACGATGCACGGGGTTTAAACATGCGGCTGTTAAATGGAGGCGGGGTTCGGTATACCTTGCGCCATACAGATAAGGTGAGCTTTTTTGTTGGTTCAGGTTTTATGTGGGAGCGGGAAGAGTGGCGTGATCCGGAAGTGGAAGGACTGGTACGGGTCTCTGATCTGCCGAAATCTTCTAACTACTTTAGTGCCAGGGCAAAGTTCAGCGAAGCGGTGGGGCTGAATTCAATAGTTTACTTCCAGACAGGTTACGATCATCTGATCGATGCTTTCCGGAACAGGGTGAGTGGTGATGTCAGCCTTAATACGCAACTAAGCAAACATTTAACGATGCGCACAGGCTTTAACTGCACCTTCGAGAACCGGCCAATTGTACCCGTAACGAATTTTATCTATTCCATTACGAACGGAATTCAGGTCTCATTTTAG